In Paludibaculum fermentans, the genomic stretch AGCGCTTCGATCGTGGGGCCATCCACTATGACTCCTCCACCCCCAATCCGGTGAATGAGGCGGCCAAGGCCAACTACGCGAAGAATCCTATCCCCGAGTTGGCCGTCACGCAGTTCGCAGCTATCGGCGGCCTGACCTTCGCGAACGTCGGCCGCAATCCGCGCACCTTCTGGGAGCCCGAGAAACTCAACTTCCAGCCCCGCGCCGGCTTCGCCTACCAGTACAGGCCCAAGACCATCATCCGCGGCGGATATGGAATCTACACCGCGTCCATCGGGGTCAATTACACAAACACGAACCAGACCGGTTTCTCCCAGTCGACGCAGATGCTGCCTTCGCTGGACAACGGACTGACCTTCTTCGCAACGAACGCGAATCCCTTCCCGAACGGGCTCATTTCGCCCGCGGGCGCATCGGGCGGGCTGAGCACGAACCTCGGCCAGCAGGTGCAATTCTTCAGCGATCGCCGCAGCCATCCTTACTCGCAGCGCTGGAGCTTTGGCATTCAGCAGGAGTTCCCCCAGAAGTTCCTCGTTGAGGCGGCGTATGTGGGCAACCGCAATACACGTCTGGGTATTAACCGCGAACTCAGCTACACACCGGCCCAGTATCTCAGCACCTCTCCGGTGCGCGATCAGGCCACCATCGACTATCTCGGCAAGACCTTCCCGAATCCCTATTTCGGCTTGAGCCCCACCTACACCGCCAACACGACCCGCGGCAGCCTGCTGCGCAATTACAGCCAGTTCAGTAGCGTTCAGATCCTCGCCGATCAGGCCGGCTACTCCTGGTATCACTCACTGCAGTCCCGCATTGAGCGCCGCTTCGCCAATGCCTGGACCGTGCAGGCCTCCTACACCTGGTCAAAGGCCATGGAAGCCACCGAGTTCATGAACTCGCAGGACCCCATGCCCTACGAGAGCATCGCCAGTCTTGACCGCACGCACCGCCTCACCGGCTCCGGCATCTGGGAAATCCCGTTCGGCCGCGGCCGCCACTTCGGCTCCGGCATGAACAAGGCTGTCGACTTCGTAGCCGGCGGCTGGCAGTTGGGCGGCATCTATCAGCACCAGAGCGGCGCGCCGCTCGGCTTCGGCAACCGCATCTTCAACGGCGACGTGAAGAACTTTGTGAAGCCCGAGAATGAACGCAATGTGGACGCCTGGTTCACGCCCGCCAAGACCGTCGGTTTCGAGACCAATGGCACCCTGCAGTTGGCCTCGAACCTGCGCCGCTTCCCACTGCGCTTCAGCTCCGCCCGCGGCCCCAATCAGGATCGGTGGGACTTCTCGCTGATCAAGAACTTCCGCCTCAGTGAGCGCTGGAACACGCAGTTCCGCGCTGAGACCTTCAACGCCCTCAACCATCCGAACCTCTACGATCCCAACACGGATCCGACCAGCCCCTCGTATGGCAGCATCACCGGCCAGGACACACCCCGATCCTGGCAGATGTCGCTGAAACTGACGTTCTAGGCAACGGTCAGCCCGTTCAAGGGTCCCCTGGTCCGGCAAATCCTGCCGGGCCAGGGGTTTTCCGTTTCTGGACCCGCAAACCCCCTTGTCACCACCCTGCGAAAGTTGCATCGTCATAGCGGAGGCTCCTCTGCGATGTCGACACCCGCTTTCGACTCGATTCTCTGCCCCATCGATTTCAGCGATTGCTCGGCCAACGCGCTGCGTTGGGCTGCCTGGCTGGCCGGGTCGCTGGGCAAGCCCTTGCGCTTGCTGCACGCTGTCCATCTCGACATGCCGGCCTACATCAGCACCGTGCAGAAGGAGGAGATCCTCGATCAGTGGGGGCAGGTGCAGGCGCAGGCCGAAACGCACCTAAAGGAGTGGGCGGCCAGGAATCTGCCGGCCGGAGTGGAGGTGCACTATGAGATCAGCGATGCTCCGCCGGTGGAGGCGATCATTGCCTCGGCGCACCGCGACAACTCCTGCGTGGTGATGGGCACGCATGGGCGGACGGGCTGGCGCCAGGTGTGGATGGGTTCCGTCACCACCCGCACCATAGAACTGGCCAAAGTGCCGATCCTGGCCATTCCGCCTGATAAGTCTGTATGCTGAAAGGGATATATGCCTGAATGGCTGGTGATGGTCCTGTTCGTGGCCGGCTACTTC encodes the following:
- a CDS encoding universal stress protein — encoded protein: MSTPAFDSILCPIDFSDCSANALRWAAWLAGSLGKPLRLLHAVHLDMPAYISTVQKEEILDQWGQVQAQAETHLKEWAARNLPAGVEVHYEISDAPPVEAIIASAHRDNSCVVMGTHGRTGWRQVWMGSVTTRTIELAKVPILAIPPDKSVC